A single genomic interval of Zingiber officinale cultivar Zhangliang chromosome 4A, Zo_v1.1, whole genome shotgun sequence harbors:
- the LOC121972376 gene encoding B3 domain-containing protein Os06g0107800-like has translation MERMIPFASASSSSSTPWSASSSSSSSSAVGAAAAAPVVELEHMFDKVVTPSDVGKLNRLVIPKHYAEKYFPLDPSTAAEGVLLRFEECLAGVAASSAVGGKQWLFRYSYWNSSQSYVITKGWSRFVKDKQLDTGDTVSFSRAESGLRLFIDCEKRGAGLGFWALASAAYVPINISNSQDYCHCRPLRWEKPIAAEVLSHGGKEWRPLANPCRLRIKRVAGKSRFCVVVSS, from the exons ATGGAGAGAATGATTCCCTTCGCTTCGGCTTCTTCCTCATCCTCCACGCCTTGGTCAGcgtcctcctcctcttcctcttcctcggctGTGGGGGCGGCCGCGGCGGCCCCTGTGGTGGAGTTGGAGCACATGTTCGACAAGGTGGTTACACCCAGCGACGTCGGGAAGCTGAACCGCCTCGTGATCCCCAAGCACTACGCCGAGAAGTACTTCCCCCTCGACCCCTCGACTGCCGCTGAGGGGGTGCTGCTCCGCTTCGAGGAGTGCCTAGCCGGCGTCGCAGCCTCTTCTGCCGTCGGAGGGAAGCAGTGGCTGTTCAGGTACTCGTACTGGAACAGCAGCCAGAGCTACGTGATCACCAAGGGCTGGAGTCGGTTCGTGAAGGACAAGCAGCTCGACACTGGCGATACCGTCTCCTTCAGCCGCGCGGAATCCGGCCTCCGCCTCTTCATCGACTG tGAGAAGAGAGGTGCAGGGTTAGGGTTTTGGGCGCTGGCTTCTGCAGCGTACGTTCCT ATCAATATCTCAAATAGTCAGGATTACTGCCATTGTCGGCCATTGCGTTGGGAGAAACCAATCGCCGCGGAGGTCCTGAGCCATGGAGGAAAAGAATGGCGCCCCCTTGCAAACCCTTGCCGACTACGCATCAAGCGAGTCGCCGGGAAATCACGATTTTGCGTTGTGGTTTCCTCCTGA